Proteins co-encoded in one Apis mellifera strain DH4 linkage group LG15, Amel_HAv3.1, whole genome shotgun sequence genomic window:
- the LOC724125 gene encoding 28S ribosomal protein S7, mitochondrial isoform X1 has translation MVFGRTFYSRILSNLRYNLGNDIQFYSVFPPTYIKPIYKKDEQELIYKSPKINQLIHAPIKPATNFETCSEFHDIIVRKFTNFIMRKGKRQLAKKILDETFENIKIIKLNEYYNTSPEYRENIILDPKTVLHHAIKNCTPILELRKIRRGGINYQVPIPINETRAQFLSMNWLIKTAQEKGNTEKISDMLAKEIIDAAKNQGRVIKKKQELHKLCEANRAYAHYRWL, from the exons atggtcTTTGGAAGAACATTTTATTCAAGAATTCTATCTAATTTAAg atataatttaggaaatgatattcaattttatagtgTATTCCCACCAACTTATATAAaaccaatttataaaaaagatgaacaagaactaatatataaaagcccaaaaataaatcaattaatacatGCACCTATAAAACCAGCTACTAATTTTGAAACATGCTCTGAATTTCACGATATAATAGTTAg AAAgttcacaaattttattatgagaaAAGGTAAAAGACAattagcaaaaaaaatattagatgaaacttttgaaaatattaaaataataaaattaaatgaatattataatacttcacctgaatatagagaaaatataatattggatCCAAAGACAGTTTTGCATCAtgctataaaaaattgtacacccattttagaattaaggaaaataagaagaggtggaattaattatcag gttCCAATACCAATAAATGAGACTAGAGCTCAATTTTTATCCATGAACTGGTTAATTAAAACTGCacaagaaaaaggaaatactgaaaaaatttctgatatgttagcaaaagaaattattgatgcTGCAAAAAatcaa GGTCgagttattaaaaagaaacaagaattacataaattatgtgAAGCAAATCGAGCTTATGCACATTATAGatggttataa
- the LOC100576194 gene encoding forkhead box protein J1, with translation MVKMKGESIDVEKRMNRDSPSMKENMRNDDCDVEAELTSLSWLQSLDITSASSLPTPPCSPSPPPVTRQPRKKLSPLIKAELDLAANADKYRTDPDAKPPFSYATIICLAMRANNNKVSLSNIYAWIRENFLFYKYADPAWQNSIRHNLSLNKCFVKLPRSKDEPGKGGFWKLDLERMEEGRKSKRRASMSQRIRGSKKLTSGKTTMVTNDAQSNGAPSINCPSTLYETPPSSVSPPIPDCLSEIPDSTQVSLSEDDLTGLLIATAGWDENQLDLLDSLLDTL, from the exons atggtgAAAATGAAGGGGGAATCGATCGATGTTGAGAAACGAATGAATCGTGACTCACCGAGTATGAAGGAAAATATGCGTAATGACGATTGCGATGTCGAAGCGGAATTGACCAGTCTTTCGTGGTTACAATCGCTCGACATTACGAGTGCTTCTAGTTTGCCAACGCCTCCTTGTTCTCCATCTCCACCACCGGTGACGCGGCAACCCAGAAAAAAGCTCTCGCCCTTGATTAAGGCCGAATTAG ATCTAGCTGCAAATGCCGACAAATATCGAACTGATCCTGACGCAAAACCGCCATTTTCGTACGCCACCATCATTTGCCTGGCGATGCGTGCGAACAATAACAAAGTGTCTCTCTCAAACATATACGCAtggattcgagaaaatttcttattttacaaatatgccGATCCTGCTTGGCAG AATTCAATCCGGCACAATCTATCGTTGAACAAATGTTTCGTCAAGTTACCACGTTCGAAAGATGAGCCAGGGAAGGGCGGTTTCTGGAAATTGGATTTGGAGAGGATGGAAGAAGGTAGAAAATCGAAACGGCGGGCAAGCATGTCCCAACGAATTCGTGGGTCGAAGAAATTAACGTCCGGGAAAACAACGATGGTAACGAACGATGCACAAAGCAATGGTGCCCCGTCGATCAATTGTCCCTCCACCTTGTACGAGACTCCGCCCAGTAGCGTATCTCCCCCGATTCCGGATTGCCTCTCGGAAATTCCCGACTCCACGCAAGTCAGTTTAAGCGAGGATGATCTGACCGGTTTGCTAATCGCTACCGCGGGTTGGGACGAGAATCAATTGGATCTCTTGGACTCCCTTCTCGACACCCTGTAA
- the LOC412205 gene encoding monocyte to macrophage differentiation factor 2 isoform X1, which translates to MDIFGLHQFVAAPIKNLLQFQRIKEIKWMNPPACTNEAYTPTSVEHIANVTTHGIWVVPSVIGSLELVRRSITWTQLISAYVYGTSLILVFTVSTFFHSVHYCNNNRQLKETLHRCDRAMIYIFIAASYFPWFNVDHFPDDEILFTMRYAIWIMATLGILYQQIFHEQYKMLETIFYLIIGIGPSIAIINYSYYNIIELKLGGLLYISGLLFFKSDGRIPCAHAIWHLFVAVGAGLHYYAILNHVFPIVCPSDNFMTPDVPSLPKLLKSNIEEL; encoded by the exons ATGGATATATTTGGTCTTCATCAATTTGTTGCAGCaccaataaaaaatcttttacaatTCCAACGTATTAAAGA AATAAAATGGATGAATCCTCCAGCATGTACTAATGAAGCATATACACCTACCTCTGTAGAACATATAGCAAATGTAACTACTCATGGAATTTGGGTTGTACCATCTGTCATAGGTAGCTTGGAACTGGTTCGTCGTTCTATAACATGGACTCAATTAATATCAGCTTATGTATATGGTACATCTTTGATCCTTGTTTTCACAGTCTCAACATTTTTTCACAGTGTACATTACTGCAATAATAACAG acAACTTAAAGAAACATTACATCGTTGTGATCGTGCTatgatttacatttttattgctGCAAGTTATTTTCCTTGGTTCAATGTAGATCATTTCCCagatgatgaaatattatttacaatgcgTTATGCTATTTGGATTATGGCAACACTGGGCATATTgtatcaacaaatttttcatgaacaatataaaatgttagaaacaatcttttatttaattataggaaTTGGTCCTagtattgcaattattaat tatagttattataatattattgaattaaaattgggAGGACTGCTTTATATTTCTGgcttattgttttttaaatctgaTGGAAGGATACCATGTGCACATGCAATTTGGCATCTTTTTGTTGCTGTAGGAGCTGGACTGCATTATTATGCTATATTAAATCATGTCTTTCCTATAGTTTGCCCATCAGATAATTTTATGACACCAGATGTACCATCATtaccaaaattattaaaatctaatattgaagaattataa
- the LOC410575 gene encoding dual specificity mitogen-activated protein kinase kinase 4, with product MTENRGNFSTPTTQSSSRQFNFQHLDFTSINDVQNEMSEKRRQFKLNFQTQGSNIPLNNSTNTSLSNSTGTAACLPISSRPNLPLSLPKLPVRSCTAVPQELPDKARDKLRMCQSMQSTGKLQLSPNAVYDFTSEDLQDLGEIGRGGFGTVNKMIHRISDTVMAVKRIRSTVDEREQKQLLMDLEVVMKSNECPCIVQFYGALFKEGDCWICMELMDTSLDIFYKFIHEVLKERIPERILGKITVATVKALNYLKEKLRIIHRDVKPSNILLDRHGNIKLCDFGISGQLVDSIARTRDAGCRPYMAPERIDPQRAKGYDVRSDVWSLGITLMEIATGYFPYPKWNSVFEQLYQVVQGDPPRLSPNENGNHFTMDFVNFVNTCLIKEETQRPKYNKLLEHPFIRKAEEDTVDVSAYISGVLDNMVLRGLTPFTTNRH from the exons atgacggaaaatcgaggaaatttttcaacacCAACTACTCAAA gtTCTAGTagacaatttaatttccaacatTTGGATTTTACATCTATTAATGATGTTCAAAATGAAATGTCAG aaaaaagaagacaatttaaacttaattttcaaACACAAGGAAGTAATATACCACTTAATAATTCAACGAATACTTCTCTTTCTAATTCAACTGGAACTGCAGCCTGTTTACCAAT atctTCTCGTCCAAATTTGCCTTTATCTTTGCCTAAACTACCAGTAAGATCTTGTACTGCAGTTCCACAAGAATTACCCGATAAAGCAag GGATAAATTACGAATGTGTCAATCAATGCAAAGTACTGGAAAATTACAGCTATCACCAAATGCAGTATATGATTTTACAAGTGAAGATCTTCAAGATTTAGGAGAAATAGGACGAGGAGGATTTGGCactgtaaataaaatgattcataGGATAAGTGATACTGTTATGGCTGTGaag agaaTTCGTTCTACAGTGGATGAAAGGGagcaaaaacaattattaatggaTTTAGAAGTTGTAATGAAATCTAATGAATGTCCATGCATTGTACAATTTTATGGAGCTTTATTCAAAGAA GGTGACTGTTGGATTTGCATGGAACTTATGGATACttcattagatatattttataaatttattcatgaggtattaaaagaaagaataccAGAACGTATTTTAGGAAAAATTACTGTTGCCACAGTAAAGGCGTTGAATTACCTcaaggaaaaattaagaataattcatAGAGATGTAAAACCTAGTAATATTCTATTAGATCGACATGgtaatataaaactttgtgATTTTGGTATATCAGGGCAATTGGTAGATTCAATTGCACGAACTCGCGATGCTGGATGTAGGCCATATATGGCT cCAGAAAGGATAGATCCTCAACGTGCAAAGGGTTATGATGTTAGAAGCGATGTATGGTCATTAGGAATTACATTAATGGAAATTGCAACTGGTTATTTTCCATATCCAAAATGGAATTCAGTTTTTGAGCAACTTTATCAAGTAGTTCAAGGTGATCCACCACGTTTATCTCCTAATGAAAATGGGAATCATTTTACAATGGATTTTGTGAATTTTGTGAATACATG TTTAATCAAGGAAGAGACACAACGGccgaaatacaataaattattagaacatCCTTTTATCAGAAAAGCAGAAGAAGACACTGTTGATGTTTCAGCTTATATAAGTGGTGTTCTCGATAACATGGTTCTCAGGGGATTGACGCCTTTTACTACTAATCGgcattaa
- the LOC412205 gene encoding monocyte to macrophage differentiation factor 2 isoform X2, translated as MNPPACTNEAYTPTSVEHIANVTTHGIWVVPSVIGSLELVRRSITWTQLISAYVYGTSLILVFTVSTFFHSVHYCNNNRQLKETLHRCDRAMIYIFIAASYFPWFNVDHFPDDEILFTMRYAIWIMATLGILYQQIFHEQYKMLETIFYLIIGIGPSIAIINYSYYNIIELKLGGLLYISGLLFFKSDGRIPCAHAIWHLFVAVGAGLHYYAILNHVFPIVCPSDNFMTPDVPSLPKLLKSNIEEL; from the exons ATGAATCCTCCAGCATGTACTAATGAAGCATATACACCTACCTCTGTAGAACATATAGCAAATGTAACTACTCATGGAATTTGGGTTGTACCATCTGTCATAGGTAGCTTGGAACTGGTTCGTCGTTCTATAACATGGACTCAATTAATATCAGCTTATGTATATGGTACATCTTTGATCCTTGTTTTCACAGTCTCAACATTTTTTCACAGTGTACATTACTGCAATAATAACAG acAACTTAAAGAAACATTACATCGTTGTGATCGTGCTatgatttacatttttattgctGCAAGTTATTTTCCTTGGTTCAATGTAGATCATTTCCCagatgatgaaatattatttacaatgcgTTATGCTATTTGGATTATGGCAACACTGGGCATATTgtatcaacaaatttttcatgaacaatataaaatgttagaaacaatcttttatttaattataggaaTTGGTCCTagtattgcaattattaat tatagttattataatattattgaattaaaattgggAGGACTGCTTTATATTTCTGgcttattgttttttaaatctgaTGGAAGGATACCATGTGCACATGCAATTTGGCATCTTTTTGTTGCTGTAGGAGCTGGACTGCATTATTATGCTATATTAAATCATGTCTTTCCTATAGTTTGCCCATCAGATAATTTTATGACACCAGATGTACCATCATtaccaaaattattaaaatctaatattgaagaattataa
- the LOC724125 gene encoding 28S ribosomal protein S7, mitochondrial isoform X2 yields MVFGRTFYSRILSNLRYNLGNDIQFYSVFPPTYIKPIYKKDEQELIYKSPKINQLIHAPIKPATNFETCSEFHDIIVRENIILDPKTVLHHAIKNCTPILELRKIRRGGINYQVPIPINETRAQFLSMNWLIKTAQEKGNTEKISDMLAKEIIDAAKNQGRVIKKKQELHKLCEANRAYAHYRWL; encoded by the exons atggtcTTTGGAAGAACATTTTATTCAAGAATTCTATCTAATTTAAg atataatttaggaaatgatattcaattttatagtgTATTCCCACCAACTTATATAAaaccaatttataaaaaagatgaacaagaactaatatataaaagcccaaaaataaatcaattaatacatGCACCTATAAAACCAGCTACTAATTTTGAAACATGCTCTGAATTTCACGATATAATAGTTAg agaaaatataatattggatCCAAAGACAGTTTTGCATCAtgctataaaaaattgtacacccattttagaattaaggaaaataagaagaggtggaattaattatcag gttCCAATACCAATAAATGAGACTAGAGCTCAATTTTTATCCATGAACTGGTTAATTAAAACTGCacaagaaaaaggaaatactgaaaaaatttctgatatgttagcaaaagaaattattgatgcTGCAAAAAatcaa GGTCgagttattaaaaagaaacaagaattacataaattatgtgAAGCAAATCGAGCTTATGCACATTATAGatggttataa
- the LOC552201 gene encoding WD repeat domain phosphoinositide-interacting protein 2 isoform X2 has translation MQNLVHNVDVLTQGLKYSISGLMNLANQTTDPQSRVFFVNFNQDCTSLAVGSKSGYKLFSLVSVDHLEKIYENDTEDIYIVERLFSSSLVAVVSLRSPRKLKVCHFRKGTEICHYSYSNTILAVKLNRARLVVCLEESLYIHNIRDMKVLHTIRDTPPNLAGLCTLSINSDNCYLAYPGSNTIGEVQIFDAINLQAKTMIPAHDSPLAALAFSPNGTKVATASEKGTVIRVFHVHDGTKLFEFRRGVKRCVSISSLAFSVDSMFLCCSSNTETVHIFKLEEPKEALRQTAEESQTWMGYLTKAVSASANYLPSQVTDVFNQGRAFASVHLPFQGLKNVCAITVVHKVLRLLVASAEGYLYVYNLDSTEGGDCTLLKQHRLDGKRDEVDCASVSTAGLGSGEPPSGTTVQIVQNTESEKYHEMIAATESPPGFSGSFRLKDDAEFPPVTQRTD, from the exons ATGCAAAATCTCGTGCATAACGTGGATGTATTGACACAGGGACTAAAATACAGTATATCAGGACTAATGAACCTCGCAAATCAAACTACTGATCCTCAAAGTCGTGTTTTCTTTGTTAACTTCAATCAGGATTGCAC atcttTGGCAGTAGGATCAAAGTCAGGCtacaaacttttttctttagtCTCTGTTGAtcatcttgaaaaaatatatgaaaatg aTACTGAAGACATATACATTGTTGAACGACTATTCAGCAGCAGTCTTGTGGCAGTAGTTAGTTTAAGATCACCTCGTAAACTTAAAGTTTGTCACTTTAGAAAGGGCACTGAAATTTGCCATTATAGTTATTCTAATACTATCTTAGCTGTGAAACTCAATAGAGca agATTAGTGGTATGTTTGGaagaatcattatatattcataatataaggGATATGAAAGTATTACACACAATTCGAGATACTCCACCTAATTTAGCAGGTCTGTGTACACTATCAATAAATAGTGATAATTGCTACTTAGCTTATCCAGGCTCAAATACAATTGGTgaagttcaaatatttgatGCAATTAATCTt CAAGCTAAAACTATGATTCCTGCTCATGATAGTCCATTAGCAGCACTTGCATTTAGTCCTAATGGTACCAAAGTAGCTACTGCTTCTGAAAAGGGTACTGTAATTAGAGTTTTTCAt GTTCATGATGGTACAAAACTATTTGAATTCCGACGTGGAGTTAAACGATGTGTATCTATAAGCAGTCTTGCTTTTAGTGTGGATTCTATGTTCCTTTGTTGTTCAAGTAATACAGAAACAgtacatattttcaaattggaAGAACCAAAGGAGGC atTACGACAAACAGCAGAAGAATCACAAACTTGGATGGGATATTTAACAAAAGCTGTATCTGCATCAGCTAATTATTTGCCATCACAAGTAACTGATGTTTTTAATCAAGGACGTGCCTTTGCTAGTGTCCACTTGCCATTTcaaggattaaaaaatgtttgtgCCATCACAGT aGTACATAAAGTACTTAGGTTGTTGGTGGCTAGTGCTGAGGGGTATttgtatgtttataatttggaTTCAACAGAAGGTGGAGATTGTACATTGCTAAAACAACATag attagatgGTAAACGAGATGAAGTAGACTGTGCTAGTGTATCTACAGCAGGATTAGGATCTGGAGAACCTCCTTCAGGAACGACTGTACAAATAGTACAAAATACAg